AGGGCACTCTTTTCCATAAATTCTACATAAAGTCGAATGGAAAAATCTTTTGAACAGAAAGGGTGGTGTAAAGGGCATGATCCCGGCAGTGGTCGATTAACTacttttttaattgtgtttatCTGTGAATGCACAGGTTAAAGTCTAGTTACTTCTGAAACAATTTCTAAAACTTCAAAAGAATAGTTCaatgctactacatgtatacttgTACAATGGATCATGATTAAAACAATTGTACGATACGGGACttctgatattgttttaaaagttcaagTCTAAAAGATGACATATTTAATAATGTCACGAAAATCGtatatgttatttatttaaaaaagaacaaaagcGACTAATCTGTTTTAGCTATTCATTGTTTATATGGAAACGACAGTGTTTATGTACATGAAATACGTTCACATAGATTACTCCACTTAATGGTTTCTCGTTGATATCCCAAAAGAAACTGAAACTAAACAACCGccgtttctttttttcttttttttgaaaaatcgcTTTTCAGTGGCAGACAACTACGCTGTCAGTAGAAACATTTTACCGGggtatttatgattaaaaaaaaaacaataaaaacaaacctttgtttttaaaataaatgataacatAGATGCaagaatataattatatgcAACAATGTGATAAGATTCTGATAACAAAGTGCTGTATTTTACGTTTATTAAATGACTAATTCACAGTAATGATTGATAACCTTTACTTAAAAAACGTTTGACGTTGCGTATGTGAAACACGACGTCGTGATTTTCCTTATGAAATAGCATCACTCTAATTGGGAAAAAACTCTACTTAGAATTAGCGTATAGCCATAAAATTTTAGATTTGACAACTTTGAGATgtgtttaattcaattttgtaaaaatcttaaaatgtgGAAAAAATGCCATAAGCACCCTTTTCTCATGGGCGCAATCATTTAATTGGTGAGAAGAGTagctaaattgtttaaatctgATTGTTTTTAATCGATGCAAATTATTCCCTTTTGTCTGCGTGTACGTCGGGAAAGGGTCATCAATTTTAACACGAGTTTGATTTGGACCACAGGGGCTTGTGTAGATAATAAAACATCGTTATAAAAGTGGGTACCTCGGAGGAAAAATAACAAGGGAGGACGCCATCTTGGATACCGCCTCACTTCATCAGCTAATTTCTCATTGAAATTGTTAAACTAGACATATGCGCCCATTCGTATTCCTTcataaatgatttttctttaaGATCTCACCtccagtttaattctttttacgTCTACATcaacaaattttatctttttctcgCGTAAACATCCGAATCGACAACTCCCTGGCTTTTTCCATAACCAATCATATGACAGAGATCTCACTTGCCATACTTTCGCTTTTGCAGAAGCCAGGGAGTTGTCGATTTTGAATGTTTACGCGAGAAATCATCAAGTTTGTCAATGTTAGTGTAAAAAAGAACTAAAGTGAAGGTTATATCtcaaagaaaaatcatttaCGAAGGAATACGAATGGGCGCATATGTCTAGTTTAACAATTTCAATGAGAAATTAGCTGATGAAGTGAGGCGGTATCCAAGATGGCGTCCTCCCTTGTTATTTTTCCTCCGAGGTACCCACTTTTTTaacgatgtttttttttctacacaagCCCCTGTGTTTGGACCAATAAcgttgcattaaaatttcaaagtatACATTCTAACTTAATCAAATTTCGACAAAAATTAAGGTTTTAATTCATTTTGCTCAACAATGCAATGTCAACATTGTCAATGAATGgattatgaacatgatgaacaTATGAATAGAAGTTCAAGCACGCAGGGCTATAACAAGGTATAATTTACAATTCACTTACCACCACAGCTAACAAAGAATTAACGTGTACTTAACGTTGCTATACCTTATTCAATCACATTGTCAATGATGATTTTTTATGGTTCTGCAAAAGAATTATCTTTCGCCATGTTTCAGTGCGTGTACGCGAACCGGAAGTTTATGATGCTGCCATGGCGCCATTGTTTACGAATGTGAATTTACGGTgtgtcgatttacccaaatggacccaaatggcgacccaaatggcgattaaagtggaaaacaagtataataaaatccttattactaatattattaCTTGTTTTATGGGGTTGTTAGCCGttatcaagaaaaataaaaacccaaatggcgacccaaatggcgattcaaaaggcgattcaagaaaaatataaattacaataaaatcatttttaggcTAATCTTATTACTTGTTTTATGAGGTTGTTAGCCGTTATTCAGAatctaccaaaaaaaattgtactttaatacttcatatatattttgtagagaaccattataattgtttatttttttttctactcaCGCATAAAGTATATATATTGCGTATATGTTTGTAATCTTCTCTATGTTGTAAATAACAACCAAagagataaaataaagtgttGAACTGATAACTATTTAAACTGCTCACCTGACATTGAcatgattttgttttgatattaatgcatgtaaaaaaagaaattactgCAATCATCTACATGTTATTTTCTGGTGGTTCACTTTGTAAGCTTTATGATACtattaatgaataattaatttatctaatattgttatatttagctacatcaagcacattttacatatatagaGCACATATATTCTCTATTTCTTCAAAATtggtttgttaaaaaaagataatcGTAAAATTCTTTCGCTTATGTATACTTCGTTTATTCAACCACATTTGGAATATGCGTCAGTAGTATGGGGAGGGTGTCAGGCTTTTGATTCTGAAAAACTAAAGAAACTACAACTTCAGTCATGGGAAAAGACGTACCGGTACTATTATTTTACACACAAGACACAAGACTCCGTTAAAATTGTGcgttaaacatatatatatatatatatataggtatatatatatatatatatatatatatatatatatatatatatatatatatatatatatatatatatatatatatatatatatatatatatctatatacatgtatatatatatatatatatatatatatatatatatatatatatatatatatattaaaagaaaaaaagcaacactaactgcaaaacataagcgctttcattgttaaaaatcttcagacgtttgaacgtctgaagatttttaacaatgaaagcgcttatgttttgcagttagtgttgctttttttcttttattatatttttaccggacactgagaaaatacttttgtgatttggatatttatatatatatatatatatatatatatatatatatatatatatatatatatatatatatatatatatatatatatatatatatatatatatatatatatatatatactataatataatatatatattcaaaataaccgatttcattatatccgtgAAATCAATGCAAAGAATATGAGAGGTAAAAACtggggatttatttctatttcaaaataagcagaatttcaaaataagcgagttcaatataagtggagtaaGCTGTATATAGATGCAATATTATCTGATCAAGCCCTATATAGTGAACTTGGCTGGGAAACCCTTAAATCTCGATGGTTTAGCACCGCAGTACTTGTTAGACTTAATTCAGCCATACTTTCCAactgaacatgcatataatctTAGGTCTAATGGCAATTTTTACTCTCTGCCACTATGTCGGACTACTTCTTATTACAATTATAGCTTTATTCCGTCATTTGGGTCGCCATTTgggtctttatttttcttaataacggctaacaaccccatgaaatgactaaaacaagtaataatattagtaataaggattttattataattgttttccactttaatcgccatttgggtcgccatttgggtccatttgggtcgccatttgggttcatttgggtccatttgggtaaatcgacgcacccgtGAATTTCTAATAAGATGTACAGAACTGTTCatcaattttcatgtttttttttaaatatagtatttttaaatacttttagaTCAATTACGACTGAATATGTTTGCTCATACTTATACGAAACCACGTCAAGTACTTGGAGATTGTAATATTAGACTCGgaatatgaaattcgtgaaTTCCCGATATACATAGAAGGTGCTAAATGAGTGGGATTTCAATTGTTTAGATTGATTAATGAAAGAAAGGGAAATATGAAAGATAAACTCTTTCATCCTTTAAAGATTACATTTGACATTTGTGCCACTATCAAAATTCGTTGGCTTCGCAGTCATGCACCGTATttcagtgtatatatatattttcaagtagacaagttttacaaactgaGTAAATATGTACACGCGAGTGATGTTAAACAGTGAAAAATTATGTCATCAGACCCAAACACAACTAAacgaaacatacatgtatggaaACAAAAAAGATCGCGTCACACAAAACAACATATATAGTTTGCAACACCATCTGAATTTATTACGAAGAAATCATGCATTTTATGAAAACACTATATGGtccgatataatttttttttaaaaagagtgaAATGTAAATGCTTTTATTGGTATCATCATCCGATGCATGTCTAGTCCATCCAGATACTACACATATTTACTCGTGTATACTCATGTAAGAGGTAAACGACATTAGTTGTGTAAAATCAAGAAGAGAAAAACCAATCCCAATGTTTAGTCAAAATGAGAGAAATGTATGTATACTTGTATAACTATAGGATATATGTATGGGTCAAGATGTTTTAGTGTGTAAACCAGGCGCTTACAGGATCCATCTCTCCAACTCAAGTCCGCTCCGCTACTCACAAACCTACGATATACTCGACTTACGGAGATATTCCAGATCTAAATACCAACCACAAAGGTTGTACTTAATTGCATATACACCGTAACTGCACTGGAATATTTTAAAGcctttgttttcatttgaacAGGGCGAGGCTAAAATAAATGGAAATTGATTGTAAACTAAAGGGTTTACCTCCTCCGCAAATAAAGGTATAtagtcaattaattaatttgttttcgaTAAGAGGAAACGCATACAACAGTATGCAGACACTTAGCATAAATCAAACTGAAATGAATAATCCAGGTTCATTTCGCATCGCATTCTTTCTCTCtcctttttcaaaaaaaagatttttaaaagaattttgttgaaaattatttaattggcACACATTGaagtacaaaaattatttattaagcATCATGAATGAACTGCGCGTATTTTCATGATTAAATTGTTATTACAATACAGACCCTAATTATTGTTCAGAAACATTTCGAAAGTTTCAGCATGTAGAGGTACATGTAAGTGTATACATTGTCGTTTCGTAGCCAGACACTTGCCAACCGTTAATGCGACGATGGAATCTACGCGTAAAGTGTTGAACATTTATTTACTCATCAGTTATTTCAAAACATGTAAGGTCAGTTTGACCTCTGTATTTTCCTCTCCGTGTGTTCATCAAGTTCCCAACATAAGAGCGAcaaacattataattttttagaattcTAATCGAGCTAGTCTTATAGCCTCCATATTACACCAGGTTTATCAAATGCTACAGTAAGTCCATAACAAGCTTGTCTAAATTGACTATTTGATGGCCATGTAAGATACACTGAACGAATAGAACACATTCCACGCACTGGTTCTAGCTGACGACGGCTTGTTAACATCgatcaaaatattcttaaaaagcATGATTATGTTACTATTATTCATTATCtccaactattttttttacgtatttaatgcaacaatataatgtcaaaaataaaacttcagCGCACCTTctagtatacattttttttcaattggtatattttattttcttgacTGTGCCATCATCTCCAGACTCTGCCACAAAGAGTTCATCTTTGGTGTTGACACATATTCCCCTTGGAGATCGCAAATTGCAGTTTTCGATGTAACGTAAGAACTGTCCATCCTGATCTAGGATATGGATGCGGTTACTGGTGGGGTCTGATATCAAAATCCGGTTCTGGCTGTCTGCTGCGATCCCGTGTGGATCGAACGGCCCCTTAGAGGTAGAAGGATCACCCGTGTATCTAAAGCGTAGTGCCCCACCCTCACTGACCACAACTACGGCACCAGCCCAACAATCAGACACACAGATATCCCGGTTTCCATTCTCGGTAATGTACTTTGGATGGGTGAGTCTACTTGATGAATAGAGAGCTCGACCCTTGTCATCAAATTGAATAGTTTGTGTCTCTGTGAAGCCAAAGTAACGTACAACTTTTGTTTGATCAAAATCATCATTGACCATCATAACGAGGAGGTGGTCGGAGAATGCAGAGCATATACCTTGAGGTTTCCACCCCGGTAGCCAAATCATCTCTTCAATATTtgtgtttttcaaaatgttcacaGTTCCATCTTTGTCATCAGTGTAAACTAGATCATCATTGCCGGTGATTGTCATATCTTGAGGCGCGTTTCCAGACTTTGTTTGAACAGACTTTATCAGTTCCCCATTAAGGTTGTATAGTTTTAAGATCTTGTCCCAACCACTAGTCCAGATCTCCTCATCGTTCTTAGCAACTACGTTATGCAATCCATTCCCAAACCCAGTATCAATTTTTGCGGCAACTTCTGGCTCTTCAAGCATCGCCATTGGACTCTTTTCTGAATGGTTCAACACGACATATCCATATTCTTCCACCACAGTAGATGATGCGGACAGAGTTCCAAAACGATTAGCAAGTTCCTCCATATCTATTTCTTTTGCAGAAAAGCATGGCAACGATTTCGTGATCTTTATTAGTGGCAGTTTTCTAAATTTAGAATTTCTGGATACATAAGCATCAATTAGGGCTGAATCGGCGGAATACagcatcttttttaaaacaagaattcTCTGAAAGATTTCAGAAATACTCCTCGAGATTTCATTTTCCTGTTTATCCAAAACTAAGAAATCTTTACAGAACATTTCATCGAtatcagatttcagttttttagtaaggttttctatttttctgtgCCAATCTTGTCCCAGTTTTTCTATGTCAGTTGTCAAGCTTTGAGCGTTGTTATAGAGTTCAGTTTTCTGAAACTGAATGTCAGCTGCAATCTCTTGATATTTCGgataaatcattttttccaACTCTCGTAAATCTTTCTGTATGACTTTTACTTTCCTCATATTAGTTTCAATATGTTGTAGAAAATCATGACCTTTGTGCACCTGTGATGCAACACAATGCACACAAATAGGAACgtcacattgttcacagaaAAGTTCGCAATTCTTTGTAGGGTGTTCGTTGCAACTCGGATAATTAGCAATTGATTCACGCCTTTTGAACAAAACCACACGGTGCTCCTTCGATTCATCTGAGAGATGTTCCGCAACACAAGCCTTGCATAAACCAATGCGACAAATGTCACAATACATAAGAGGGGTAGGTGCCTCACATTTTTAACACCGTATAACATCCTGAAGACAAAAATCGGTATCCATTGTTATGCGCCTTTGTTATTTGTGAAATTGCTGCAAACAGAATAatcaatttgattattttttttacacataccACCTATTTGCCTTTTATTGGTAgcacatatataaacaaaactatacaaaactattttaaaaatccattttagAAGAATATCAATAAGAAGATAAAAAGGAAACTACTATATAGTATTTATACCAGGTTTACAATCAGCGACAACATATTCATCCTGGGGAtcatacataaaaattaaaatacagtaacaTTTACATTTAATCGTAACCTAATATATTACCTGTTACACAGTGTAGAAGGCTCTGCGCACAGATAAGAGCACACATAGATGCCCTTGCAACAAAAGCAGAAGAGGCAGCCAATACAGGAGAGCAGGGAAAACTTTACGAAATAACAAAAGCAGTGAGTGGCAAGAATAGACCATCTCCAAACCTACCTGTCAAAGACAAAAAAGAGAAAGTTGCTGTCAAGAGAGAAAGAGATGGAAGACAGTTGCATGGACCGAGCATTTTGAGGAAATACTGAACAGGCCACCACCAACTCATGAACCTGATATCAGTGATCCAGCAACTGACCTATACATCAACATTTAATCGCCACAAATTCCAAATTGTCTCTCCAATACAATCCCTAAAAAATGGAAAAGCTCTGGATATGACAACTAAAATGCAGAATTATTCAAAACAGATCCTCTACTTACAGCCACAATTTTACAGCCAATCTTTCAAGACAtcttggaaaaaaaacccataccAAATGAATGGAATCATGGAGTCatcattaaaatacaaaaaaaggcAACCTGAATGACTGCAACAATTGGCGAGGAATAGCACTGCTTTCCATCCCTAGAAAGATCATGGCCAAAATCATCAGAAGAAGAATATCCATAGCTGTGGATGTCAAACTGCGTAAAGAACAAGCTGGATTCAGACCATGGCGAGAATGTATTGATCAAATATTTACACTAAGAAACATCATAGAACAGTGTACAGAATGGCAACGacaattaaatattgattttaataatttgaaaaagcCTTCGATAGCATTCATAGGGACACTCtctgaaaaattgtgcgatCATATGACGTCCCACAACATCTGATAGATATCATCAAGCGTTTTTATGTCAACTTTAGATGCAGAGTTGGAAACATCAGCATCGAGTTTGATGTTAAAACAGGACTCCGTCAAGGCTGTGTAACGTCACCAACACTCTTTATCATACATTTAGCCATTGACTGGATCGTGAAGAATACAACATCTGACATCCCAAGAGGCATCAAATGGGGCACATTCACGACAGTTGAAGACCTGGACTTTGCCAATGACATAGCCGTATTCTTCCACTCCGACCAGCACATTCAAGACAAGATCAACAGACTCCACAAGTACGCAGGAAGCATTGGGCTAAAGATAAGCACCAAAAAAGCAGAGGTCATGACCCTAAATGTTAACAACCCAACAGCTGTCAAAGTGGAAGATCACATCCTCCCACATACCAGCACCTTTACGTACTTGGGTAGCAAAGTAACAACAGATGGTGGAGAGGAGACTGATATCGAACAGAGACTATCCAAGACAAGAGCAGCATTTAACAACCTACAAACTGTTTGAAGATCTAGTCAGTGCACTACTAGAACAAAACTAAAACTATACAAAGCTGCTTTCTACCTATCCTTTTGTACGGATCAGAGTGCTGGAGAATGACAGAGAGGGATCTATGCAAACTGTCAACTTTCCAAAGTCCCTGAGAAGGATCTTAAGGCTATTAATGTCCAATACCATCTCAAATTAGGACCTTCTCGACAGGTGCCAGCAAGAGGAGATGGCCACAATCATCTTCAGAAGACGTTGGAATTGGCTTGGCCATGTACTTAGTCTCGGATGGCATTATAAAGACATCTCTCTTCTGGACTCCAGAGGGAAACAGAAGAGAGGAAGGCCCAAAGTCACTTGGCAGTAGACAGTGGAAGCCGAAATGAAAGAACAAAGGAGAAGCTAGGGCACACTCCAAAAGCTAGCTAGTGACAGACAAGGATGGAGAACCCTCGCTACGCCCTATATGCCAAAGGTGTCACGGGACAGTAAGTACGTGAGTAATTAAAAGTATCATTGCAGAAGAATATCAATAAAAGGATGAAAAGGAAACtgttatatactagtatttatacatatttttcgGTAGTAACTTAAAgttatatattcaattataacacttacatttaattgaaaccttacatgtatatattacctGTTGCACATTCGTAGTTGATCTGGCAATTCCAGGTGGCAACTCGattgtaataa
This is a stretch of genomic DNA from Crassostrea angulata isolate pt1a10 chromosome 4, ASM2561291v2, whole genome shotgun sequence. It encodes these proteins:
- the LOC128182075 gene encoding tripartite motif-containing protein 2-like gives rise to the protein MEELANRFGTLSASSTVVEEYGYVVLNHSEKSPMAMLEEPEVAAKIDTGFGNGLHNVVAKNDEEIWTSGWDKILKLYNLNGELIKSVQTKSGNAPQDMTITGNDDLVYTDDKDGTVNILKNTNIEEMIWLPGWKPQGICSAFSDHLLVMMVNDDFDQTKVVRYFGFTETQTIQFDDKGRALYSSSRLTHPKYITENGNRDICVSDCWAGAVVVVSEGGALRFRYTGDPSTSKGPFDPHGIAADSQNRILISDPTSNRIHILDQDGQFLRYIENCNLRSPRGICVNTKDELFVAESGDDGTVKKIKYTN